From a single Streptomyces sp. NBC_01264 genomic region:
- a CDS encoding ABC transporter substrate-binding protein, with the protein MRTSSSRHGRGHRIAVNAVAAIAVVATGTALLTGCGSDGDDDGKGAGAAGGEQITLRIGTFGSFGYDDATGAKLYAEYTKAHPNIKIEESNVADGQKYWDTLKLRLSRDSGLADIQALEVGYIAEATGPAMADKWTDLGKTGGADLGAFLDWKVKQATTGDGKVIGLGTDIGPMAICYNKDLFAQAKLPTDRAEVGKLWAGDWAKFIETGETYKENAPAGTAFHDSASGLFNAVISSQPVQYADTKGELDYENSPGVKKAWDTAVAAAKGELTGKLRQFDEKGTWNAAFKNAKFATVACPSWMTGIIKDQAGPENQGKWDIAAPPVAGNWGGSFLAVPKSGKHAKEAAELAAWLTAPAQHAKVFGVNGNIPSTKDTLTSAAVQDAKLPYFGDTPVGKIYSEAAAGITPAPISRWDGQVKTFLTDNGILDVEQRGTDPAKAWDNVKKLVDDKIDQ; encoded by the coding sequence ATGCGCACTTCCAGCAGCAGACACGGTCGCGGACACCGCATCGCGGTCAACGCGGTCGCCGCGATCGCCGTCGTGGCGACCGGTACGGCCTTGCTCACCGGCTGCGGCAGCGACGGTGACGACGACGGCAAGGGCGCCGGCGCGGCGGGCGGCGAACAGATCACGCTGCGGATCGGGACCTTCGGATCCTTCGGCTACGACGACGCGACCGGGGCCAAGCTCTACGCCGAGTACACGAAGGCGCACCCGAACATCAAGATCGAGGAGTCGAACGTCGCCGACGGGCAGAAGTACTGGGACACCCTCAAGCTGCGCCTTTCCCGCGACAGCGGTCTCGCGGACATCCAGGCCCTGGAGGTGGGCTACATCGCGGAGGCCACCGGTCCCGCCATGGCGGACAAGTGGACCGACCTCGGCAAGACGGGCGGCGCGGACCTCGGCGCGTTCCTCGACTGGAAGGTCAAGCAGGCCACCACGGGCGACGGCAAGGTCATCGGCCTCGGCACGGACATCGGCCCGATGGCCATCTGCTACAACAAGGACCTCTTCGCCCAGGCCAAGCTCCCGACGGACCGCGCCGAGGTCGGCAAGCTCTGGGCGGGCGACTGGGCGAAGTTCATCGAGACGGGCGAGACGTACAAGGAGAACGCCCCGGCCGGGACCGCCTTCCACGACTCCGCCAGCGGCCTGTTCAACGCGGTGATCTCCAGCCAGCCGGTGCAGTACGCCGACACCAAGGGCGAGCTGGACTACGAGAACAGCCCGGGCGTGAAGAAGGCGTGGGACACCGCCGTGGCGGCGGCGAAGGGCGAACTGACGGGCAAGCTGCGGCAGTTCGACGAGAAGGGCACCTGGAACGCGGCCTTCAAGAACGCGAAGTTCGCCACCGTCGCCTGCCCCAGCTGGATGACGGGCATCATCAAGGACCAGGCGGGCCCGGAGAACCAGGGGAAGTGGGACATCGCCGCGCCGCCCGTGGCCGGCAACTGGGGCGGCTCGTTCCTGGCCGTGCCGAAGTCGGGCAAGCACGCCAAGGAGGCCGCCGAGCTCGCCGCCTGGCTCACCGCGCCGGCGCAGCACGCCAAGGTCTTCGGCGTGAACGGCAACATCCCTTCCACCAAGGACACGCTCACCTCGGCGGCCGTCCAGGACGCCAAGCTGCCGTACTTCGGTGACACCCCGGTCGGCAAGATCTACTCGGAGGCCGCTGCCGGCATCACGCCCGCCCCGATCAGCCGCTGGGACGGCCAGGTGAAGACCTTCCTCACCGACAACGGCATCCTCGACGTCGAGCAGCGCGGCACCGACCCGGCGAAGGCCTGGGACAACGTCAAGAAGCTGGTCGACGACAAGATCGATCAGTAG
- a CDS encoding carbohydrate ABC transporter permease — translation MATSVRATRGGSPPPAGLRSTLHRLDLKAVPYVFVAPFFLTFAAFGLFPLVYTGWLSLHRVELGGSAQWKGLENYGALATSEFFWNALANTFTIGVISTVPQLLMALGLAHLLNYRLRGRGFFRVAVLAPYATSIAAATLVFAQLFNTDYGLINTVLGWAGFEPVAWESSKWPAQIAISTIVTWRWTGYNALIYLAAMQAVPQDLYEAAALDGASRLRQFLSVTIPSIRPTILFTVIVSTNGSTQLFGEPMLFGGSVGISGGSGNQFQTLSLLMYEKGWVTGALGQASAIAWVMLLLLLLIGGVHTLITRSHHKRKKSGS, via the coding sequence GTGGCCACCTCCGTACGGGCGACGCGCGGCGGCTCCCCGCCGCCCGCCGGCCTGCGCAGCACGCTCCACCGCCTGGACCTGAAGGCCGTCCCCTACGTCTTCGTCGCCCCCTTCTTCCTCACCTTCGCGGCCTTCGGCCTCTTCCCCCTCGTCTACACGGGCTGGCTCTCCCTCCACCGGGTCGAACTCGGCGGCAGCGCGCAGTGGAAGGGGCTGGAGAACTACGGTGCCCTGGCGACCAGCGAGTTCTTCTGGAACGCGCTCGCGAACACCTTCACCATCGGCGTGATCTCCACCGTTCCCCAGCTGCTGATGGCCCTCGGCCTCGCGCACCTGCTCAACTACCGGCTTCGCGGCCGGGGCTTCTTCCGCGTCGCGGTCCTCGCCCCGTACGCCACCTCGATCGCGGCGGCGACGCTCGTCTTCGCCCAGCTCTTCAACACCGACTACGGGCTGATCAACACGGTCCTGGGCTGGGCCGGCTTCGAGCCGGTCGCCTGGGAGTCCTCCAAGTGGCCCGCTCAGATCGCGATTTCCACGATCGTGACCTGGCGCTGGACGGGCTACAACGCACTCATCTACCTGGCGGCGATGCAGGCCGTACCGCAGGACCTGTACGAGGCCGCCGCGCTGGACGGGGCCTCGCGCCTGCGCCAGTTCCTCAGCGTCACCATCCCCTCCATCCGTCCGACGATCCTGTTCACCGTCATCGTCTCCACCAACGGTTCCACCCAGCTCTTCGGCGAGCCCATGCTCTTCGGCGGCAGCGTCGGCATCAGCGGGGGCAGCGGGAACCAGTTCCAGACGCTCAGCCTGCTCATGTACGAGAAGGGGTGGGTGACCGGCGCGCTGGGCCAGGCCTCCGCCATCGCCTGGGTCATGCTCCTGCTCCTGCTGCTCATCGGCG